Below is a genomic region from Syntrophales bacterium.
GGCTGAGGTCATGATTCCGACGCCGACGTTTGCGATGTACCGCATTTCCCCGGTTAATGCCGGATGCCGGGTTGTGGAGGTCCCGCTCGACGGGGCGTTTGATCTTGACGTCGCCGCGATGAGCGCGCGCAGCAAAGCGCACCCTCCGGCCCTCACCTTTCTGGCCTCGCCCAACAACCCCACCGGAAACTGCTTCAGCCGTGACCGCATTGCAGCGATCATCGAAAGCTCCCCCGGCATTGTCGTTGTTGACGAGGCGTACCACAACTTTTACGGGCAAACATTTTTGCCGCTCCTTGCAAAATACGATAATCTCGTGATTCTTCGCACCCTGTCGAAGATAGGCTTTGCCGCGGCCCGCCTCGGCATCCTCGTCGGCAGCCCCGAGCTGGTTTACGAGTTCAACAAGGTGCGGCTTCCCTATAATCTCAGTGCGCTTTCCCAGGCGGCGGCCGGTTTCTACCTCGATCATGAAGAGGTATTCCTGAAGCAGGCAGAAGAAATTCGCCTCTGGCGGGAGGAGCTTTATGCCGAGTTGCTGGCAATCGCCGGGATAAAGCCGTGGCGTTCCGATGCAAATTTCATTTTTTTTAGTTGCGATTTCGATTCCGATCGTATATACAGCGAACTCTTAGCGGGGGGAGTTCTTGTCAAGAACTTCAATATGCCCGGAAGAATTAAGAACTTCATGCGCGTTACCGTCGGTACGCCTGAAGAAAACGGTATTTTTATAAAAAAACTGAAAGAAATTTTACAACAGTTAGGGGCGTGATCCACAAATAAGTGAAAAAATGGCGGTTTACGGCACAGCCTAAAAAGGCGAGGAGCCGTGCTGCCTTTTTTTATGCCGTTTTTCCGCTGGCGCCCGGCGTTATTTTTTAAATTTGCAGCCCTCCGCTATCGGTTTTTCAGCTAAAAGAAGAAATCTGTATTTCCATTTCAGGGGAGGCAATTGCAAAACCATTTGTCATTCCCGAATGTCTCTATCGGGAATATGGTTTTTCAAGCAGTTAGAACCAGATTCCCGCTCAGAATCGTTGCGGGAATGACAAAAATGGGGAGTTTTGCAATTACCTCAGGTGTTCAGGCGCAAGCGGCTATCTTGCGGATAGCTTGATGCTTGCCGATAAAGTCATTTAAACGAAAAGGAGAAGGAACTTTGGAAGTAAAGGTATTTGACAACGATGTAGAAAAGGCATTGAAGATCCTGAAGAACAAGCTTTCCAAGAGCGGTCTATTTAAGGAATTGAAACTGCGCCGCGCCTACGAAAAGCCTTCGGTGAAGCGCAAGCGCAAGGCCATCGAGGCGCGCCGGCGTCTGGCCAAGGTGCAGAGACGCAAGATTTTTTAAGAAAAGAAAAACGGGAATAATGGCTGAAAAACAATATGTAGTGGATGCCCTCTCCATTGAGGAGTCGTGGCGCATATTCCGGATCATGGCGGAGTTTGTGGATGCCATCGAGACCCTCTCCGGGGCTGAGCGCGCGGTCAGCATCTTCGGCTCGGCCAGAACAAAGCCCGGCGATGTCTATTACGAGAAGGCCGAGAAGCTCGCAGGTTTGCTTGCGGAAGGCGGGTTTGGCGTAATAACCGGCGGCGGTCCCGGCGTGATGGAGGCCGGAAACAAGGGGGCGGCGGAGGCCGGCGGGCAGTCGGTGGGGATGAACATCCGCCTACCCTATGAGCAAAAGCCTAATATTTACGCCAATGTAAGCATTGACTACAAGTATTTTTTCATTCGCAAGGTCATGTTCGTCAAGTACTCCGTCGCTTATGTAATCATGCCCGGCGGTTTTGGCACTATGGACGAACTCTTCGAGGCGTTGACCCTGATCCAGACGAAACGGATAAAGAGTTTTCCCGTTATCCTGATGGGGAGCGAATACTGGCAGGGGCTTGTGGACTGGCTTCGGGAAACGATGCTGTCAGACGGCAAAATTTCCGCCCATGATCTCGACTTTATTCAGGTTATAGACGAGCCGGAGGATGTTTTCCGGTATATCGAGAAGTACGTAATCGTATAGAAACCCCAATAGACGTCCCGGTTTGCGCCTGAACGCCTCCTTACCAGTAAAGCGTCGCTTTTCTTATGGCTGCTCACAAAGAAGATGCCGTTGAGGCTTCGTCCCTCAAGGAGGTCATCGCCGAACTTGCCAGGGGCAAGGCGGCGCCCTCGTGCTTTCTGCTCTACGGAGAAGAGGAATTCCAGCTTCAGGATGCCCTGGACAAGATTGTCGATACACTGCTTCCCGCTGTCGGAGAGCGTGATTTCAATCTCTTTGCGACAGACGGCGAGCACGAGGATGTGGGCGCCCTTTGCGAATCGCTGATCACCCCGCCGCTGCTGCCGGGGCGAAAAGTCGTGATCGTTAAAAATACCCGCCTTTTTGAGTCTAAAAATAATCTTCCCCAGCTCATTGCCCGAATACGGGAGCGCGTTGAATCCGACCCTGCGCGGGCCGCTGCCGAGTTCATGCAGTTTCTGGCGCTTGCCGGCCTGCAACTGGATGACCTTCGGGACGGGGGCTGGCGGAAAATAGATGACGAAGGGTGGCAGAAACTGGTTCCCGGCGACGACGGGGGGCAAAGGGAGGCGTGGCTTCCCCGGATTGTGGAAATTGCGGTTGACAGAAAAGCCGCGCCCGTTGTCAAAAAGCCGGATGAAGCAGAGCGACTGGAGAGGATTTTATCCGGGGGCATGCCAGCGGACAATCATCTCATTTTGACGGCGCCAGGGGCTGATCGCAGAAAAAAGCTATTTAAAACAATTGCCGCCGTCGGGCGGATTCTCGTTTTCGAGAAGATAAAGAAAGAGCTGAAACAGCAGCAGACGGTCATGGAACTGGCAGCCGCCAGCCTCGCCAAAAGCGGAAAACGGATTTCCGGCGGCGGTTGGGAAGCTCTCGGGAAAAAAACCGGGTTCAGCCTGCGGGAGTCGCTGGGGGCAATAGAAAAGCTGATCACATACGCCGGCGAGAATGCCGTGATCGAGGCTGCCGATGTGGAGGCCGTCGTCGGCAGGACAAAGGAGGATGTGATCTTCGCCCTGACGGGGGCTATCTCGGCAAGAAAACTGCCAAGCGCCCTTACAGCGCTGCGGGAGCTGCTTGAACAGGGCGAGGCGCCGCTGATGATCTTTGCGATGATGGTGAAGGAAATCCGGATGCTGCTGCAGGCGAGGCTGCTTATCGATTCGGGACGACTTAAATCATTCAACGCCAATACGACGGACTACGGGCGTTTCCAGAGGCTTATCTATCCGTCCCTGAAGCAGCCGCAAGAGGAGGATCAGCTTGATCTCGTCTCGCAGCACCCGTTTGTTGTTTTTCAGGCGCTGAAGAACGCGGCGCGTTTCACCCGCCGGGAACTGATCGCTTATCTGGGGCTGCTCGCCCAGACCGATCTGGAACTCAAATCAACCAAACTCCCGCAGCCGCTGCTCTTGGAGCGTTTTCTTGTTTCCGCCTGCAGCACCGGGCTCAAAGTTTCCTGAGGGCGGCGAGGGCAAGCCGTTTCTGCCGGGAGAGTCTGCGCGCCGGGCCCTTCTTTTTCGTCTTGCCGTCATCCTCGTCTTCGTCTATTTCGCGTTTGGAGAGTTGATCCGAAAACGGGAGGGCAGATTTAGCATTCTCCGGCGCTGGAGCTGTACCCTCCAGCAGGGCCTCGAATGTCGCGGAGGAGACCACGCTTTTGCCCCGATGGGCGGCGTAGATGGCGATTTCCCGATCCGAGGTGACGACGGTGAGCTCCTCACTCCCTTTTGCGGCAAGCCGTTTTATCACCTCGTCGGCCTTTTCCCCGATCCGGGAATAGATGATTTCCACCCCTTCGGAGCGGTCGCGCTCCTCGTTCGGCGAGCCGCCGATCCAGCCGTCAAAGACCACGGTAACCGAGTGGCCGCGATTTTTTCGGTACGCAGCAAGGCTGCGGATGAGCGCCTTGCGTCCCTCCTCGAGGCTTATCCGTTCATACTGGCGGAAGCTGGACAGCCGGATTAGATTATAGCCGTCAACGATTATGCGCATGGTGTTTCCGGAATCATTAATTTGTTGTATGACAGCGCAGGCTATGCTATACGCCCCAGCAGTGCCATCCTGATTACAGCAAACGGAAGTCTTTCATATCACTATGCCTGAATTGATTCAATCCGAAATAAAAATAGGGAGGTAGAAAGCAGATGGAGATCAAAAATATTTGTGTTTTGGGCGCTGGGCTGATGGGAAATGGTATCACCCAGGTATGCGCGGAGGCGGGTTTTCATGTCAAGATGAGGGATATCGAGCAGCGCTTTATAGACAACGGCATGAATAATATCCGCAAGAATCTTGCCCGTGATGTCCAGAAGGGGAAGAAGACCCAGGCGCAGGCCGATGAGATTCTTGGGCGAATAAAGCCGGTTCTGGATCTGAAGGAGGCCGCCGCCGATGCGGATGTCGTCGTCGAGGTCGTCGTTGAGGTCATGAACATCAAAAAGCAGGTCTATGCGGAGCTGGAGGAGATAGTTTCCGATAAATGCCTTTTCTTCACCAATACTTCAGGACTCAGTATAACCGAGATGGCGGCGATTACCAAAAGGCCGGATCGTTTCATCGGCACGCACTTTTTTAACCCGGTCCCGGTGATGCGCCTGCTGGAGATCATCCGCGGCTATGAGACGTCCGAGGCAACCCTCGCTGTCGCGAAGACCTGGGGGGAAAAGCTCGGCAAGGAGTGCATAGTCGTCAAGGAGGCCCCGGCTTTTGTCGTCAACCGGATACTGTGTCTGATGCTCAACGAGGCCTTTTTTGTCCTCGGCGA
It encodes:
- the hisC gene encoding histidinol-phosphate transaminase, which produces MDIKSVIKEEVLAHQAYPVENALYPVKLDANENPLTISAGLRAKFAARLTEISLNRYPEAGAPILTGRFAESFGVAADQVIIGNGSDELIQILCSAVARPGAEVMIPTPTFAMYRISPVNAGCRVVEVPLDGAFDLDVAAMSARSKAHPPALTFLASPNNPTGNCFSRDRIAAIIESSPGIVVVDEAYHNFYGQTFLPLLAKYDNLVILRTLSKIGFAAARLGILVGSPELVYEFNKVRLPYNLSALSQAAAGFYLDHEEVFLKQAEEIRLWREELYAELLAIAGIKPWRSDANFIFFSCDFDSDRIYSELLAGGVLVKNFNMPGRIKNFMRVTVGTPEENGIFIKKLKEILQQLGA
- the rpsU gene encoding 30S ribosomal protein S21; the encoded protein is MEVKVFDNDVEKALKILKNKLSKSGLFKELKLRRAYEKPSVKRKRKAIEARRRLAKVQRRKIF
- a CDS encoding TIGR00730 family Rossman fold protein — protein: MAEKQYVVDALSIEESWRIFRIMAEFVDAIETLSGAERAVSIFGSARTKPGDVYYEKAEKLAGLLAEGGFGVITGGGPGVMEAGNKGAAEAGGQSVGMNIRLPYEQKPNIYANVSIDYKYFFIRKVMFVKYSVAYVIMPGGFGTMDELFEALTLIQTKRIKSFPVILMGSEYWQGLVDWLRETMLSDGKISAHDLDFIQVIDEPEDVFRYIEKYVIV
- the holA gene encoding DNA polymerase III subunit delta; the protein is MAAHKEDAVEASSLKEVIAELARGKAAPSCFLLYGEEEFQLQDALDKIVDTLLPAVGERDFNLFATDGEHEDVGALCESLITPPLLPGRKVVIVKNTRLFESKNNLPQLIARIRERVESDPARAAAEFMQFLALAGLQLDDLRDGGWRKIDDEGWQKLVPGDDGGQREAWLPRIVEIAVDRKAAPVVKKPDEAERLERILSGGMPADNHLILTAPGADRRKKLFKTIAAVGRILVFEKIKKELKQQQTVMELAAASLAKSGKRISGGGWEALGKKTGFSLRESLGAIEKLITYAGENAVIEAADVEAVVGRTKEDVIFALTGAISARKLPSALTALRELLEQGEAPLMIFAMMVKEIRMLLQARLLIDSGRLKSFNANTTDYGRFQRLIYPSLKQPQEEDQLDLVSQHPFVVFQALKNAARFTRRELIAYLGLLAQTDLELKSTKLPQPLLLERFLVSACSTGLKVS
- a CDS encoding NYN domain-containing protein codes for the protein MRIIVDGYNLIRLSSFRQYERISLEEGRKALIRSLAAYRKNRGHSVTVVFDGWIGGSPNEERDRSEGVEIIYSRIGEKADEVIKRLAAKGSEELTVVTSDREIAIYAAHRGKSVVSSATFEALLEGTAPAPENAKSALPFSDQLSKREIDEDEDDGKTKKKGPARRLSRQKRLALAALRKL
- a CDS encoding 3-hydroxyacyl-CoA dehydrogenase NAD-binding domain-containing protein, with the translated sequence MEIKNICVLGAGLMGNGITQVCAEAGFHVKMRDIEQRFIDNGMNNIRKNLARDVQKGKKTQAQADEILGRIKPVLDLKEAAADADVVVEVVVEVMNIKKQVYAELEEIVSDKCLFFTNTSGLSITEMAAITKRPDRFIGTHFFNPVPVMRLLEIIRGYETSEATLAVAKTWGEKLGKECIVVKEAPAFVVNRILCLMLNEAFFVLGEGLATPEDIDKGMVLGCNQPIGPLALSDLIGNDTLLHIMEGLRRELGDKYIPAPLLVQLVRAGRFGRKSGKGVYDYTSK